Genomic DNA from Lactuca sativa cultivar Salinas chromosome 8, Lsat_Salinas_v11, whole genome shotgun sequence:
cttgtagtttttttcattatatttttacatgtgtttgattttttaaaGATTGGCTAAACGGCTTGATGTTGAGGTGCAAAGATGGTGTAGTGGGAACCAAGGCAACCAGTGTGCAATACATTCAATGTTACATATGTATGTTGTAATTATGATTAGAATTCTAAGATAGTATTTATACATTTCATATTATAGGGTGAAACTCGTAGAAACTGCGGTGTATTTTCTTGATGTGTTTCTAATAGTAATCTACtttcatttttacatgttaaaacattaGACTTTGAAGTTTCTAAAAATATCAACAATGTAAAATTTCTATATAATTTTTTAGAGATTATTACATGGTTTAGAAcctaaagtacaatgctaaatTTTCTAAGTTTTTGGTTTTTGATTTTCAAAGTATACTTATAAAGTGATTGTGACAAATAGACGGCAGAAGTTTAGTATTGCGGCCTATGTCAACGAGGTTTGCGTCCATGGTGTTGATGTTGAAGCCAAAAAGGCAGAAAGTACATTTTATAAATATCGTTTTTTTCACCGATGAGTAGAAAGAAATTCTACATCTATAATATACTTACATAATTCACACCACactattataaaaaaataaataatataataataataaaaaattttaaaaataaaattattactGAGTTTTGATTTAACCTCAAATGATTTGCTACTGGAAATATCttttttatgagttttgctaTAATTTCAAGGAATATCAATTCTATGAATTTTGCTACAATTTCAAATGGTTTTCTTTATAATTCATATTCCCAAGAGGGGTGACACTTGACAATAAGATAGTACTTGGAGAGGAAAAAAATTGTCAAAGTAAGCAACAACCGGGGAAATAAtgagcatataacatataattattaTGACCGTAATGTAGAAAAGTTAATATCGTCATCAGATTCCGATAAGTATCCACAATTTAATCAAGGATGATTAACAAAACATCGATCCATATGTTATCTTAATTTTTCTAGAATACCAAAAATATCATTCATGGGTCGTGCTTAGCACGAGCCTaagatagatatatatatatatatatatatatatatatatatatatatatatatatatatatatatatatatatatatatatatatatatatatatatataggtggccACCCATTTTGGCACCTTCACACAGCACTTCGAATGGCCTTAAAACAAGAACAAGTAATATGAATACAAATAAAGCTTAGGACAAAAAGGAAGAAGCTATAATATATAACTCAATAATTGTAATACTCATTTTCCAAGTAGTTATcaagtttttgtttttattataactataaatagattttaagAAATGTATAATAACATGTTTTTTTAACCTTTGCACGCCTTAGAAGTGATTTTCCAAATCTTCTAAGAAAAAAAGGATGCACAAATGTTTTAACATCTACagtcttccaaaaaacaaacgaTCAGTTAAAAATAGTTATAATGTACGAATAATATGCATATATATGTTCCTACATTCAGAAAACAAATCAAGAAATGAACATGATAACCACTTAAGTAACTTATGAAGAAAAAAAGAACTTGTTGCAACTGAATTCAACACCTTGAAATTGTACACACAAGTGTCGAGCAAACCAAACTTTCCACTTAACATTCACACCCTGAAGATGATCTTTGTTGTTGCCCACTTCCCACATCAATCGTGTCCGGAAGGTAGCTTCATCCAcaacaaaacatgaaaaaaaaaaaaaacactcagCCTGACAGGGTGACAGTGACAGTGACAATTGACAGTGTTAGTGACAGATGTCAATGGGAAAAACTTGCATCTTTTTTCCCACCGAGAAAGTGGAACAAGGTGGGACAGAGATTAGACCTAATCTTTTGCTTGTGCAAAAGACGAAAACGCCCTTCTCATCTTCATCATAAAAAATAGCTCTAGAAAGCTTGTCAAGTCTAGTCATGTTTTATCTTATTATACCATTTTTTTTACATTATTTTTGTAATGAGAGTATGAGACCCACGATTATATCTTCATTTTTTCATGACAAAATAAGTGAATTTAATGATATTAAATGAGGGAAATGAATATAAACTTACATTTCTTCCTCGGGTTCGTTTTTGAGGGCGTTTTTGGCAATGCACTCGAAAGCAGCATCAACATTAAACCCCTCCTTTGCAGAAGTTTCAAAGTATGGAATGTTTCCTTTTGAAGCACACCATGCTCTTGCTTTCTTCTCAGACACCTGGAAATTAGGAGAAAGAGATTATAAAATCTTGATGCATACTTTAAAAACCACACGAATTAAAAGATACACATTTTTCATGATTCAATATTTCAATTTGGTTTATAGAATGTTTTTGGAAGGAATGAAATCAGTCAAAAGAATTGTAATATCACAAATTAGAATTTTGGGTATTAAATGAGAGATCAATATTGACCAATTTTTCAATTAAGAAGATGGAAGTCAAGAACAAAGAATCATCTTACCACTCGACTATTGCCTCCATCAACATCAACTTTGTTCCCCAATACAACAAATGGGAAGTTTTCTGGGTCAGAAGGGCTAGCCTGAAATATCATGACAAAATCTTCAGTAGTTAATAACATGTACAACATGGTGTTAGATTGTGTTTGTGTGTTGTAAATTGTAATGAATCACTGAGTGACACCTGTTACCTGAATCAAAAACTCTTCCCTCCAATTATTTAGGTTATCAAATGACTTCTTGACATTAACATCATACACAAGGACACAACAATCTGCACCTCTGTAAAATGCCACACCAAGGCTTTGAAACCTTTCTTGTCCTGCTGTATCCCAAATCTGAaagtacaccaaaatatcatgcCATTTAGGGTTTCTGAAACAATTATGTCTTTTATGGATCATTTTGGAAGCATGTCTACCattataaaagatgatgtgagggAAAGAAAGAGAGACTATGATATACGAAATGGAGAATATATCTACACATGCAATGTTCTAATGAGATAGAACTAAATGTGATTATCAAACATAATGAACATGTTGCATAAGAAAGATATGAGATGAATATGGAAAGAGGAAGAGGAAGAGATGGTATGATGTAGACCTGCAATGTGAAAAGCCTGTCCTCGAATTGGACTTCTTTGGTTAAGAAATCAGCTCCAATGGTGGCTTTATACTGATTACTGAACTTTCGATTCACATATCTAAGTTAGAACCATTTAAGGGCAACATCAATAGCACAGCTGCATTTTGATTTTTGACAGCAGACCTAGTTCTAGTAAGTGCAGAATTGGTATGAGCATCTTTGAAATTATAAAATCATTAGCATTTTATGATCTGATCTAATCGCAATCTTTTACTCCTAAAGCTTTAGATCCATAATTCCATATAACCGAAATTTGAAGTTAGACTAAATGGATTGACATCCAAAGTAGTGTAGCTTTCTATGAACAGAGGGAGTAAAATTACGATCGACATCACGAATTGGATTTAATGTCTACCAATTCATACTAAATAGTATTAAATGCataattgtttagaaaaacatctAGAACTGAAGGATACTGATTCATAAGAGATGTCTTCCCAACGCTGAAATTCGCCAATAAACGTCAAAAACAGTTTAATAGACTCTAAATCAGTTAATCCAAACAATTATCAATCACAAAAACGTAAATTTAAGAATTAAAGGAGATATAGAGACCCGCTATCGCCGAGGATTATGACCTTGAGCAGCATTCGACGACGAGACGCCATGGATTCCGAGCTTCAAAATCTCTGATTCACTTTCTAAGCTGAAAAGAAATCTAGGGCTTGAATCATATCACGAATTCAAAATCAAAAGATAATCAAACCGCACGTTTAATTTTCGTCTTCGTTATATTTTCAATTGACACCCCTCTAGATATATCGAGTGTACGGGAACTGCCTCTTTTTGACAAATAGAAACATTTAACAGGAAAAAGCAACCAGGTTGTCAATAAGGCCTTCTAGAATTTTTATTTGACCAATTCACATCGGCCTTCACGCGgcaattattatttattaatttgtatattaaaatataattttcatttctttttttatattaaaatgtatttttttttattttttattaatgtattatatattttattttattttttctaataaaatTCATCATCTTTTTCATCAATCACATAAGGCCAATTGGTATACAGTGGCGGACCTTAGTGGTGCCCCAGGGGTCCCGGGCCACTGCTCCGATGCCGGCACGtagtataaaaaaaaatttatgttttttaatgttttttgtaTTGGTTGCACCGGCTTAAAACATGAGTGACACTACTAATATAGATTTATGTGGaaattttttttaatgtcacCTCTACGAAAATGTTCTGCGTCCGTCACTGCCGGTATACCATCGAAGAACCCGGTCATGGTCTACATGGCCGCGGAAAACGGTCGTGTACACCAACCTGACTGTTCGTGGTCACCCGTTTTCCTGGTGGTTTGTGGTGGTGAGGACGAAAGGCAACGTCCAAACGTATTCTTTTTCTCTCTGAGGCTTATCCTgtctctctcttctttctctctcttcatTTTCGGTGGAAAGTATTCTGATGGTTTGTGGTTGCTCAAAGGGTTAAGCTCTCCATAACTATTGTTGTGGAGAGTATAGTAGATGGTCTAAATTAAAAGTTActaaaaaagaaaatcaaaattgctccttaaaataaaaaaactttaaaaaagtaTAGAAATCTATTTCATGAATGTAAATATTCTTATAAATTAAAAATTGTAaatacatttttattttatttttaatttaaacagAAAATAATTTTGTAATTCGTAGTTTGACCCGTTGGAAATTTTGTTGTTCTTTTTAAACtagacaaaatatgataaattatCACATCAAATATTGGTTATTTTTTTGTGCCGTATTTATAATATCTTTATTACAAAAATTTGACTTTAATAATGAcatcatattttaaaaaaatcttaCTGTATTAGATATTATACTTTGAACATCTACCATCtagtatgaaaactatgttgtaaaTGATATTACTGcttttgaatatattttttaaaatgcaaTGTTATAACATAACATTTTCAATATTGTATTGATTATTAATTTGGTTAATCAAGCTTGATAATTCATTTTTTTTGGGTTTGATTTTAGTTCACACTTATAAAAACAAACTAGTTAACCGAAATCAAATTATTTGGAGAATTTTTTTGACAAATATAACCATTCCTTTTAATTATTTTGTCATACAAAGTAACAAAATACAAGAAAACATAGCATAatcaaatataattttttttatcattcgTGTTAGTCTACTTTAGAGGATGTGGAACTCATAATACAACAATAAAACATATCGTAGATCATATACAGTAATAGTAGTATGAACCTAAAATTTATAATCGTAGTAGTTTTACAATCTATAAAGAACTAACAATAGGTGACACTATCAACTTGTTGTCGGTTTGTCATAGCTCTAATTTAATCGattataaatttatttagtttctaaatttacttattttaaaatatatttcgCTTACATAAACTTTATAATGTTAGGCCAACCTACCAGTAGACCAATACTAATTAAGCAAGTGAGTCCAAAACCCAACTATCAAAACTTGTTGCTTGAAACATCCATTTTTATATAACTTCTCGGAAAAAGAAACGGATTAAAACATATCatgtttaaattcatatttatttGTGTAACATTATCCTTTCAATTGTTTTTTAACAACTACATGAATATCCCGTTAGTCGCCCAAAATCCCACATAACGTGCTAGCCATTATCCATAAACGACGACGTCCAAAATGACAAATGACAGCTACGATTATTTTGTCAAACCCTTTTAAAAATCCTCCATTAAAATAACCTTCAATCCAACTGTCAAAAACAAACACACCACAAAAGTCTCAACAAAAAACCTTTGAATCTTTCAAATTAGCATCCATTTTATTCTTTCAAATTAAAGAATTGTATACCATTATATCGTTTCAAAAAAGACCAAAACAACTTTAAATacatatccaaaaaaaaaaaattagcatCAAATTTTTATACAATTATAATTAATCAAAACCCATCGCTATAACCCCGAGTATCTTTCCTCAACTTCCCCATCTCCATTTCTCGTGTATTTTGCCCTTCACTACTTGACCCGGACGGATTCAACCCGTATTCACTCGTGGGTCGACTATACTCACTACTCGCATATTCTTGTGTCCCGAGAGCCATTTTTCTGAATTTAACCATATCTTCATTATACTGAGCCGTATCGTAGTCTGAGCTCCCATTGTAGACTGAACTGTGTCCTGGTCTGATCCCCTCGTCGAGATCAGACAGGGACACATCGCCTTCTAGGGCGCGGACCACCTGGCTCATCTTGGGTCGCCGGCGGGCCGAGTGGCGGACACACACGGCGGCACATGACACCATGCGGGCCATCTCGCTATGGTTGTAGTCTTTTGGTAAACGTTGGTCAACTATGGAGTCAAAATTTCCGTCTTCTAAAGCTCGGGTTAGCAATGGCCTTGCCtgtaattgggtagatttttcaaagtataatgagtCGAACGAAACTTTTGATAACCAAAAGTATAATAATTGTAAAAAAAGGTCAAGGGTTCAAGTTTTAACAGTAGTGTGAGAGTTTTAATTCCAATGTGGATTGACAGATACCTAGTGGGACCACTGAGTATCTGATTTACATGTCACATGATGTCGTGGGCCGACTCAAGGTTACACTAATAAAtgaaagtaagttgctattttttACTCACCCAATCGACTAAACTATCGTCCATGAAAGTTTGAGCGGTATCAACAGGTCTTCGTCCGGTTATCAACTCCAAGAGCATGACCCCGTATGAGAAAACATCGGATTTCTCCGTGAGTTTTCCTGAAGCTGCATACTCTGGTGCTAGATaactatataaaatttaaaacgaaaaaaaaaatgaaaaataattcgATTAAAAAAACGGAATTCCAAATTAAGAAAATCATACCCGAAAGTTCCCATCACTCGGGTTGAGACGTGAGTGGCTACATCAGAAGTAATCTTGGCAAGCCCAAAATCAGCAACCTGAGAAATTACGCGGCACCAATAAATACAAAACTCATAGACATCATAAAGTCGACAGTCTGACATGACAGGCTGTACTATGTTTTGTTGTTTATTATAGCATACTAATTCCATTTCTTTCAATtacaacaatgtactttcaatttttttgtaTTTCTTGCGTTTAACCCaacaaaaaaaatgcaattttttatCGCATCCAGATCAAAAGATCTTACCTTTGCTTCAAAATTGAATTCAAGAAGAATGTTAGCAGCCTTGATATCACGATGAATAATCTTGGGATGACCTggaaataaagaaaacaaaacgttgggatttttttttttgtaaaatatatcacaataaatgtttaaaaaataaaataaaacttacaGTCCTCATGGAGATAAGCTAGTCCTTTTGCAGCTCCTAGAGCAATCCTCAATCTTGTTGAGAAATCCATCACGGGGCGATTCTTGCCTGAAAAATTATTCAGGATTATAAATTCACAATCTTTATACTAAATTAGCAATTTTTTTGAAAAGGGTTTCTCAAAGATCGAATCTTTAAGTAATAAAGCTCGATTCTTGATATAATTTGATGGATTGGGATGAAGAAACGAAGAACATACCATGTAAATGATACTCCATAGTGTTGTTTGGAACAAATTCATAAACAAGCATTCTTTGATCTCCACTGATGCAATATCCGACTAAAGAAACAAGATGTTTGTGATGAACTCGACTAATGATCTCCACCTCCGCTTGAAACTCCCTTTCTCCCTGTCCACTTCCGGCTTTCAATGATTTAACGGCGACCTCTTTTCCGTTCGGAAGCACTCCTTTATGGACGTATCCGAACCCACCTTGTCCGAGGAGGTTGGCTTCGGAGAAACCTTCGGTAGCCATGGCTAATTCTTCGTATGTGAATGTGCTTTTCGAGAAACCTAGTGACATACCGGGAGTAGGAGGTGGAAGTGGGTTCGAACCGCCGGAGTAATTTGATCCTGAACCACCGCTGCTACTCAGAAACGGCGGACGCGGTGGAGGTTGTGGCGAAGGTGATCTAGCTGGTGATTGTGGTGGCCGTGTTCCCATTGGCGGGGGTTTCAGTGGTGGCATCATTACGACGTGATCGCCAGGAGGTGGCGCGTTGTGCTGCCATTGTTGAGGATGGTAAGGATCAGCTGCACCACCACACAAACAATCAACATCACaaatgacaagaaattaagatccCTAATGAAATTTTGGTGAACGGAATCTGACCTttaggtggtggaggtggaggaacATAGTAACCGGCAGGGTCGTTggttcttcttttcttctttttacAACAAATAAATAGAATACTAAATATCGCGAGTATCAGAACTCCGCCGATGGCGATTCCAACGACGGCCCCGGTTGAAATTCCGGAAGAGCCGTCAGACGACGGAGCCGCGGGAGGACTAGAAGACACACTCCTGGGAGGCGGTGGAGAGGATGTAGTTTGTCCCGGAGTAGACGGTGGGCTATTTCTTGGAACGGATGGTGGCGGGTTAGATGGCGTAGAGCCGGGAGGTGACGGAGTCGGAGGCGATGGTGATGGTAGCGTAGGAGTAGCTGAGGAAGGGGGCGGGGAGGTTGTTGTGGGTGGTGCGGGGGAAGTGGTTGGAGGTGGAGTAACAGGAGTCGGGGGAGAAGGAACAGGGGTGACGGGGGTTGGTGGGGTTGGAGACGGCGGCGGAGAAAGAGGTGTGGATGGAGGTGGAGGAGAAGCAGGGGTGGATGGAGGCGGGGCAGAAGGAGTGGGTGGTGGTGTAGCTGCAGCGGGTGGTGGTGTAGTTGCAGCGGGTGGTGGTGAAGTGGTGTTAGTGGATGGTGGTGTAGATGGGGTGGTGGGTGCCGGAGAAGCTACCGGCGGTGGAGAAGACATAATCAAGATTGCTTACAGACGTGAGGCGGTGCTTGCGGAAACAAATGTtgaaaaaattgtagaaaaagaCGGCGTGGATTTGTTTTTCCGGCGAGAATTTCTCCTTTGA
This window encodes:
- the LOC111918545 gene encoding ras-related protein Rab7, with protein sequence MASRRRMLLKVIILGDSGVGKTSLMNQYVNRKFSNQYKATIGADFLTKEVQFEDRLFTLQIWDTAGQERFQSLGVAFYRGADCCVLVYDVNVKKSFDNLNNWREEFLIQASPSDPENFPFVVLGNKVDVDGGNSRVVSEKKARAWCASKGNIPYFETSAKEGFNVDAAFECIAKNALKNEPEEEIYLPDTIDVGSGQQQRSSSGCEC
- the LOC111918544 gene encoding proline-rich receptor-like protein kinase PERK1 translates to MSSPPPVASPAPTTPSTPPSTNTTSPPPAATTPPPAAATPPPTPSAPPPSTPASPPPPSTPLSPPPSPTPPTPVTPVPSPPTPVTPPPTTSPAPPTTTSPPPSSATPTLPSPSPPTPSPPGSTPSNPPPSVPRNSPPSTPGQTTSSPPPPRSVSSSPPAAPSSDGSSGISTGAVVGIAIGGVLILAIFSILFICCKKKKRRTNDPAGYYVPPPPPPKADPYHPQQWQHNAPPPGDHVVMMPPLKPPPMGTRPPQSPARSPSPQPPPRPPFLSSSGGSGSNYSGGSNPLPPPTPGMSLGFSKSTFTYEELAMATEGFSEANLLGQGGFGYVHKGVLPNGKEVAVKSLKAGSGQGEREFQAEVEIISRVHHKHLVSLVGYCISGDQRMLVYEFVPNNTMEYHLHGKNRPVMDFSTRLRIALGAAKGLAYLHEDCHPKIIHRDIKAANILLEFNFEAKVADFGLAKITSDVATHVSTRVMGTFGYLAPEYAASGKLTEKSDVFSYGVMLLELITGRRPVDTAQTFMDDSLVDWARPLLTRALEDGNFDSIVDQRLPKDYNHSEMARMVSCAAVCVRHSARRRPKMSQVVRALEGDVSLSDLDEGIRPGHSSVYNGSSDYDTAQYNEDMVKFRKMALGTQEYASSEYSRPTSEYGLNPSGSSSEGQNTREMEMGKLRKDTRGYSDGF